The genomic interval TTCGGTATTAGgtttcatgtatttttgtaatatatCACATAACCTGCTGTGTGCTACTGTCATTTAAAACATAAAGACTTAATCTAGCTTtgttgctaaaagaaaaaagttgttcaTATAAAGTCCATTTATATAGCCCTAGTTCAGCTaacactaaaattaaaaatgaacgGGAGCTCCATATTAGTAAAGGGACAAGAAGCTTTAGCACAGAGCAAAGGTAGCAGTACTAATTACAATCAGCTTTCAGTGGcccttgctgcttttccttgtaATTTCCCTCTTTTTGTGTAATTATTCAATCAGCTAAAAAGAGTGCAAAGCTTTTGTTACGttaattctatttaaattattcatatatatttaacatttaaacaTAATCTTTATATGGTTATCATGATGTTATTAAAAGGACATCATCTAGCTAATGCACTGATTAATGATTTCCCAGAAATTTGTGATGTCTGTCATATCTGAACTTATAATCACATCTGAACTTCTGAGGGTGAAACTTTGGATCTCTGTATACAACCTGCTCAAAACTTTCTCCGTGCAAGCTACCTCGAAAAAGGAGTCAAGCATGAGTGTATTCTTTTTaacccttttccctcccctcaggACCTACAGATTGTACGGCTGTGTACTTGAAAATAGGTTCTTAGGCTCTattcaaaaagatttttaattatgttcAAATCTCATCAGTACTTTTGAAGATTTTACTCAGAATAGTACCTCAAAACCTGGAGCTATAGAGTAATATTCACTGgttttgtgaaagaaacaaacGAATCATATCAACGCCAAAGAGATACCATACCCGCAACATAATAAATTGCAAACTGGCCATAAAACTGCAGACAAAATTCTGTTCAGTACCATGGACAAGTACTGCCCACACCGTCCAGAACGGCAAGAACAACTTACCCAAAACCACTTTCGTTACAAAAAACCACAGACCAGCTCCTGCTCTTTTATAATAAGATTATACATTCTAAATATTGGTAAATTCTTAAGACCTACTTTGTTCAAATCATCACagttgtaattaaaaatatgtggCAAAAAGTATCAGCATCAGAACATACAGGACTATGGAACTAGTTAGCATGTATAACTTGTTCCTTCTGTTAACTTGTCCCTTCGGTTTGTCACtaccagaagaaaatgaaaacaaaaaaaaaagccaggaacctaaaaagcagattaaaatcCCCAAAGCTCTTGTCACTCCTTTTTAGCATAACTTGCCCTTACAAGTAGTATGAAATATTTACAATGCACTATATTTATCTTCATTTGTTATATCACGCTGAAGATAAAAGCCCTGTATAAAAAATGGTGGCATAAGACAGTCCCTTTatctttttcaatattttgtatGTGCATTTCCCAGCTAAATTACAATTGCACATAATAAATCAACTTTTTCACAATAGCTTAATAATGCgctttcattttgttaaatttaaaagttataCATGTTTCATAAATCTCAACAGTCCCAACAACATGTGGCAAAATTACTAATAAGATGATGGGCTTTGTCTTCATGACAgtgaaaagtttttcttttcatatctgTAATTATTAAATAACTAGACAGTTTCTAAGGAATTTTCAGTTTCATAGATGACACTCTGCAGCTCGAAATCAAGAACGGGGCAAAAAATTGTCTTCTCAAATTAGTCAACCTTCTAAATCCCTGTTATAATTACGgacaaatgcattttacaaCTTGGTGCACAGAATCAGCTGACACGCTACGACTCTGGTATCGGAGActttacaaaataatattaTCTCCCATCTTTCCACTAAACTGCATTAGAGTCTAATGTCAGCAATGGCATTTTTTAACTCCTAATTCTCTGGAAGATTTTATGTTGCCGTTAGAATTATGTTCTAAGACATATGCTTGATCTGTCGTCTGTCTCACACTTCCTCAGATCATTTTCCAGGGTGTGTCACCGGTCAGTGTAGCTTCACACTTGTCATTTACAAGTTACAGGTCCATGGACATCAAAGGAAATTTATCCGGTGTCTTAAATAACGCCGGGAATAATTGTAGTGATGATTAAGGTATCTatacctgttttattttcacgAAAACAAATCGCTTTGTAATACGGAACTCAATACCCAAGTCGACATCAATACATCACTTCAGACAAAATGGCAGATCCACATACTTTTATGCATGATCAAATTAAAAGCTCTCACTTGGGTTCTCCTTGTAATTATCACTACTTTAGCAACACTGTAACAAGTCCTGTCAGCAAACACATCACTCTATTAAAAATCCACTGATAACTCACAGATACTCGTAAAATATTCCAATTTCACTATCCCAAACCAAGTAAAAAGccagagaaaactgcaaagaacCTAAACAGTTtcaggatttgttttgttttgttttgttgtttgctttttcagtttatctgcagttttggggtttgggttaTTTTAACTTCAGCAACCCTTTTAACTCACTTGCATGTGTAAAACATTTAGAAAGAAGTGGCTAGTGGTATTCATAAAGTTCTGCAACAAAAACTTACCCTCGCATTTTTTCTatcaacatttctttaaattgcCTATTTTCCATTCGTGCCAATGCACTTGTTGAAATGTTGGCTGTAACCAAACACCAGCTGCACTTACCCCAGTGTTGTCATGGTGACAATGGTGTACCAGAaggctgcagggatgctggtgAACTTGCTGGCTGATGAACCTTTCTCTGCGTAGTACATGACAGTGGCAAAGATGATGATGGCCATCGTGAGCgagaagaggaggaagcctAACTCCGAGGCACAACTTTTCAGCGTATAGCCCAGGATGCGCAGCCCCTGTGAGTGGCGGGAAAACTTAAAGATCCTGAAGACACGAAAGACTCGTAATGTCACAAAAGCCCCACTGACATCCTCGTTATCTGTCATCACCAGGCCAATGTAATAGGGCATGATGGCGACCACATCAATGATACTCATGACACTGCGCACAAATTTGTAGCGACTAGGGGCCGCCAGCAGACGTAGGAGATATTCAACGGTGAAGATCATGACACAGGCAGTATCCAGACAAAAGAAAGCCACGGCGTAGCGCTCTCCGCAGGGCAGCTCTTTGATGCGACCCGGGCTTACCCCGCAGGGCACTGTCTCCACCACATTGGCAATAACAGAGACGGCGATGAAGAAACCAGTGACATAGTAGAAGACCAGAGCCAGTGTACTGGTGTGTGGGTTTTCAAAGGCCCGCCACATCCTCTGCCGAGCCGTCATTGAGGGCAGGGAGCTCTCAGCTGCATGATCCTGGTCGGCATCATCCTGCAGGCGCTCGGCATTCTCACGCCGGCGATCCTTGTACTCCTCATAACAGCAGTCGCCAATGATCTCAGGGATGATGCCAAAGAAGGCCAGCTCCTCGTCATAAGCCGAGATGCACTCCTGGCGGGGATAATGAAGCTTCCCGGTACGGTAGAAGTTGAGAATGTGGCGGAAAATGTCAGGGTCCCGATCAAAAAAGTACTGCTGTGTCTCAGGGTGGTAGAAGAAGTCCCGCTCCGAACTGCCCAATAGAGTGTCGGGGTAGCGCTCTAAGGTGTCCAGCCACGTCTGGAACTGGATGCCACTCACATTCAGCACAATCAGAGAGTCCTGGCTTCGCTTCCTCTCCTGCCGCGGAGCAGCTGGCATGGGACCTGTGGCCACTGGCATCCATCCTATGGCCGCTGCCCTGGCAAAGGGTAACCAAGCCGCTACTCCTGCTGCCATGGTCCCGAACGCCTACTACAGCTAAGGGAGTCAATCTAGAGACGGTTCTGGTCCAGCCACtaaaacagagagggaaaagaaaaatacaaatgctcACACATTTTCGAGGCAACGGAATTTCTGAACATTGTTGTGATTTTCAGTATTAACCGAAAatctttttgcttcctttttgtttccgCCCCTTTTTCATGCCAGAATATCCTTTCCAGGGTCTGGGTAGCCAGTTAGGACAATAAATCAGGGCACTTGGAAATCAACGTATTCAAAGCAGCTACTCTAGCAGCCAGATCCTTTGGCGACAAGGTCCGTGCGAGGCCCCTGGATGGAAGCAACGGTCCACAAAGCACGAACCCCCGGAGCCGGCTAGTAGCTCCGATGCCGCGATGCAGCCACCTGGAAGGGGATTTTCTTCCACGCGCGATGCagccgctccccccgcccctcctcctcctcctcctcctcctctgctccgctccgctccgctccgctccccgcccgcTGCCGGAgccgggccgcggccgccaGCGGAGCCCTCCCCGGGCGGGCTGCAGCGGGgccgcccggcgccgccgccggctcgCCGTGCTGGGGCGGAGGGGATGGGCCGGGCGGGCcgccccccagctccccagccgCAGCCCCGGAGCGGCAGCGGGACGAATCCGCTCCCTGACCTTGATCGCCGGCCCGGGGACTCCTCCTGACCCCGGCTGAGGGCCGGGGGagccggcggggcagggggaggagcTCCGGGCGGCAGCATTAAACTTTAAGGCAAGTTTTCCGCGTAGGAAACGCGTTGAAGGGCAGAGGGGCGCGGGGGGAAGGCGCGCCGGGAGCGCCCCAGGGAAGGGGAGCGGGCGGAGGGGAGCCTCCCCGGGACGGGGCGTCGGGGCACGGAGCGAGGGGCTGATCCGGAGCGAGGGGCTGATCCGGAgcgaggggagcggggccgggcggggccgcGCTGGCCGCGGCGGGG from Aquila chrysaetos chrysaetos chromosome 5, bAquChr1.4, whole genome shotgun sequence carries:
- the KCND2 gene encoding potassium voltage-gated channel subfamily D member 2, with translation MAAGVAAWLPFARAAAIGWMPVATGPMPAAPRQERKRSQDSLIVLNVSGIQFQTWLDTLERYPDTLLGSSERDFFYHPETQQYFFDRDPDIFRHILNFYRTGKLHYPRQECISAYDEELAFFGIIPEIIGDCCYEEYKDRRRENAERLQDDADQDHAAESSLPSMTARQRMWRAFENPHTSTLALVFYYVTGFFIAVSVIANVVETVPCGVSPGRIKELPCGERYAVAFFCLDTACVMIFTVEYLLRLLAAPSRYKFVRSVMSIIDVVAIMPYYIGLVMTDNEDVSGAFVTLRVFRVFRIFKFSRHSQGLRILGYTLKSCASELGFLLFSLTMAIIIFATVMYYAEKGSSASKFTSIPAAFWYTIVTMTTLGYGDMVPKTIAGKIFGSICSLSGVLVIALPVPVIVSNFSRIYHQNQRADKRRAQKKARLARIRAAKSGSANAYMQSKRNGLLSNQLQQSSSEEEQAFVSKSGSSFETQHHHLLHCLEKTTNHEFVDEQVYEESCMEVSTVNRPPSHSPSLSSQQGVTSTCCSRRHKKTYRIPNTTIAGSRPGSVQELSTIQIRCVERTPLSNSRSSLNAKVEECVKLNCEQPYVTTAIISIPTPPVTTPEGDDRPESPEYSGGNIVRVSAL